The DNA window TGCTGCGACGGAGTCGGCCTCGCTGTACTCGTAGGTGGCAGTGGGCAGGTTCATGGCGCTGCGGTTTTCGATCACGCGGACCGAGCCGGCATCGGTGGACGCGGCGAGATAGTCGCCATAGGCCCAGCCCTCGGTGCCGTTATAGTTGACCTCGCACCAGGAACTGGCCTCGATGCAGCCCTGGATGCTGACCGCACCGGCATTGGGAATGACGTCGATCACGGGCTGTGCCGGGCTGGGGCCCGCGCGCAGGTTCAGGTCGGTCACGGCGGTGGCGTCGACATCCGCCATCGCGGCGCCTGCGCCGAGCGTGCTGACAAGGGTCAGGCTCAGAAGTCGCTTTTTCATGGGTAGTCCTCCTCACTCACATATTCTTGCCGTACGGACGGGATGCCCACCGGCACACTGAGGCCTCAACGCAAGGATTTCGGAGGGTGTTCCCGGGCGGTAAGGCACCGTGGAAAAACGGGCGTCAATCCGCCGAGAGCGGGTCCGGTGCGAGGTTGCCGCCACAGACAAGTACCGCAACCCGTTCATCTTTTTCGGGCCGGTAGGCGCCGCTGGTCAAGGCCGCGAGCGCGGTGGCGCCGGCGGGTTCGACAAGCTGACGGGCGTCTTTCCAGAGCGCGTGCTGGGCGGCGGTGATGGCGTCGTCATCCATGGTCACGGCGGTCACGCCGTTCTGCTGCGCGAGCTCAAGACAGATCGAGCCGATGCGCCGGGCGCCGAGCGCGTTGGCGGCGACGCCAGAGACCTCGACATCGACGCCCTTGCCGGCCTTGAGACCGGCGTTGAGCGCGGCGCAGGTTTCCGGCTCGACGGCCACGACCTTGCGACGCCCGTCGAGCCACGCGAGCGCCCCTGCAATCAGCCCGCCGCCGCCCACCGCGATCAGGATGGTGTCGGCCCTCAGCCCCTGGTCCTCCCACTCGGCCATGCAGGTGCCCTGGCCGACCACGGTGGCTGGCGCGTCGTAGGCGTGGATCTGCATCGCGCCGGTTTCGGCCTCGTACTCGCGGGCGGCATCCAGAGCGTTGGAATAGGCGCCCTCGACCACGTGCAGGTCGGCGCCCTGGTCGCGGATGAGCGCGATCTTGGCGGGTCCGGCCATTTCAGGCACGTAGATGCGGGCGCGATGGCCCAGCTTGGCGGCGGCAAAGGCGACTGCCGCGCCGTGGTTGCCGCCCGAGGCCGCGACCAGCCCGGCCTTGGGAACGTCCTGTGACAGAAGGGTGTTGAAGGCCCCGCGCGGCTTGAAGCTGCCGGTGTGCTGGGTGTGCTCCAGCTTGACCTCGATGGGGTGGTCGAGGCCGAAGCCCGACATCTCGGCCGCCGGGGTGCGGCGCAGGTGCGGGGCGATGCGGAATTTCGCGGCGGCAATCTCGGTTTTCCAGTCCATTTCGACCCCTTTCGCACGTGCCCGTGGCTAGGCAAATCGTGCGGAACCCTATACGCCTGAGAAAACGAACCCAACAGGGAAGTGCAGGATGAAAGACGACCGCAATAGCCAGTTCCGGGATGCGCATTCCGACCGCAGCACCGCCGCACAGGTGCCCGACACGCCACAGACCCGTGCGCCCGCGTACAGGCTGGCCTTTGCCGACGACGATTTCCTCTGCCGGGACGAGTTGCGGCCCGTGCGTTTGCAGCTGGAATTGCTGAAGCCCGAGATGATCCTGAACGAACGCGGCATCGAAAGCACGGTGGTCCTGTTCGGCGGCGCGCGCATTCCCGAACCGGCGGTCAAGGACACCGCACGCACCGAGACGCTGGCGGAGCTGTCTCGCTTCTACGACGAGGCGCGCAGCTTTGCGAAGATGCTGACCGAGAAGTCGATGCAAAGCTACGGGCGCGAGTTCGTCGTGGCCACGGGCGGCGGGCCCGGCGTGATGGAGGCGGGCAACAGGGGGGCTGCCGATGCGGGGGGCACCTCGATCGGGCTGAACATCGTGTTGCCGCATGAGCAGGCGCCGAACGAATACGTGACGCCGGGCCTGTGCTTCAACTTCCATTACTTCGCCATCCGCAAGATGCATTTCCTCATGCGGGCCAAGGCGATCTGTTGCTTTCCCGGCGGGTTCGGCACACTGGACGAGATGTTTGAGGCACTGACCCTGATCCAGACCGATCGGATGAAGCGGGTACCGTTCCTGCTGTTCGGTGAGGAATTCTGGCGCAGGATTATTAACTGGGAGGCCCTGTCGGACGCAGGCACGATCAGCGCCGAGGACCTTGATCTCTTTCAGTTCGTCGAGACAGCGGAAGAGGCCGTGAAGATCATCGACGACTGGTACGAAGAGCTTTAGTCACCCTCGAACGCGCATAGCGCGTGGACATCCATGCCGAGCGCTTCGAGCCGGGCGCGGCCGCCGATATCGGGCAGGTCGATGACGAAGGCGCAGCCGACGATCTCGCCGCCGAGCCGTTCGATCAGCCTGATCCCGGCCTCGGCCGTGCCGCCGCTCGCCAGAAGGTCATCGACCAGCAGAACCTTTTCACCGGGGGTTATGGCGTCGTCGTGGATCTCGACGATCGCCTCGCCGTATTCCAACTGGTACTCTTCCGAGATCACCTTGCCGGGCAGCTTGCCTTTCTTGCGGATGGGCACGAACCCCTTGCCCAGCTGGTGCGCCACCGCGCCGCCGAGGATGAAGCCGCGCGCCTCGAGCCCCACCACCTTGTCGATTGCCATGCCTGCATAGGGGTGCAGGAGCTGGTCCACCGCAAGCCGCAGCCCGCGCGGGTCGGCAAAGAGTGTGGTGACATCGCGAAACATGATGCCTTCATGCGGGAAATCGACGATGGTGCGGATGTAATCCTTGACCGTTTTCGCGTTGGGCATGGCGGTGTCTCCGGTTGGGCCTGTCCGCCTTTGCGTTTGGCGCAACTGGCGCAAAATCGCAAGGTTTGGCTGGGATCGGCGGGGTATTGACGGCCAAGGAATTGATTTGCAAGAGGGTTTGCCAAGGCTGCATATGCTTTGTATATACCTTGCGACGCCGGTGACGGAAAACGCAAATCAGGAGCTCGCGTGGCCAAGAGTGACGACAAGAAAGCCGGGAAGAAAGACAGCCAGCTGATCCTGCGGCTGAACAAGGACGACCGCGACACGTTCATCGAGCTGTGCAAGGAGATGGACACCAGCGCGGCGCGGGAAATCCGCGGGTTCATCCGGAAATTCATCAAGAAGAACAGTTAGGCCCGGCGCAGGGCGGCTGTCATGGCGCCCATGCCCACCAGCGCCGCGCCGCCGCCGCGTGTGAGCCAGGTGATGACCGAGGGCCGCCCGATGGTCTGGCGCAGGCGGTCCGCCAGCAGGGCATAGGCCAGCGCGTTGAGCCAGGCGAGGCCCACGAAGGTGGCGATCAGTATTGCGAATTGTTGGGCCAAGGCCCTGTCGACGCTGACGAATTGCGGAACGAAGGCGATGAAGAACGCGATCGAC is part of the Roseovarius sp. THAF9 genome and encodes:
- a CDS encoding DUF1236 domain-containing protein gives rise to the protein MKKRLLSLTLVSTLGAGAAMADVDATAVTDLNLRAGPSPAQPVIDVIPNAGAVSIQGCIEASSWCEVNYNGTEGWAYGDYLAASTDAGSVRVIENRSAMNLPTATYEYSEADSVAAGGAIGTVVDDTYVTPVTPADNTVVYVRDNPMEPIYLDGEVVTGAQLPAAVGLQPVPDTEYRYAYVNGVPVLVEPAERRVVYVVR
- a CDS encoding threonine/serine dehydratase → MDWKTEIAAAKFRIAPHLRRTPAAEMSGFGLDHPIEVKLEHTQHTGSFKPRGAFNTLLSQDVPKAGLVAASGGNHGAAVAFAAAKLGHRARIYVPEMAGPAKIALIRDQGADLHVVEGAYSNALDAAREYEAETGAMQIHAYDAPATVVGQGTCMAEWEDQGLRADTILIAVGGGGLIAGALAWLDGRRKVVAVEPETCAALNAGLKAGKGVDVEVSGVAANALGARRIGSICLELAQQNGVTAVTMDDDAITAAQHALWKDARQLVEPAGATALAALTSGAYRPEKDERVAVLVCGGNLAPDPLSAD
- a CDS encoding LOG family protein, which gives rise to MKDDRNSQFRDAHSDRSTAAQVPDTPQTRAPAYRLAFADDDFLCRDELRPVRLQLELLKPEMILNERGIESTVVLFGGARIPEPAVKDTARTETLAELSRFYDEARSFAKMLTEKSMQSYGREFVVATGGGPGVMEAGNRGAADAGGTSIGLNIVLPHEQAPNEYVTPGLCFNFHYFAIRKMHFLMRAKAICCFPGGFGTLDEMFEALTLIQTDRMKRVPFLLFGEEFWRRIINWEALSDAGTISAEDLDLFQFVETAEEAVKIIDDWYEEL
- a CDS encoding adenine phosphoribosyltransferase yields the protein MPNAKTVKDYIRTIVDFPHEGIMFRDVTTLFADPRGLRLAVDQLLHPYAGMAIDKVVGLEARGFILGGAVAHQLGKGFVPIRKKGKLPGKVISEEYQLEYGEAIVEIHDDAITPGEKVLLVDDLLASGGTAEAGIRLIERLGGEIVGCAFVIDLPDIGGRARLEALGMDVHALCAFEGD